In a genomic window of Chaetodon trifascialis isolate fChaTrf1 chromosome 8, fChaTrf1.hap1, whole genome shotgun sequence:
- the trh gene encoding pro-thyrotropin-releasing hormone has product MKSTCLLILASLVVCNLAVCGGQGIPAEDETDRGTIDDIILQRAESLLLQSILKKLQDEDGRNEGSSTQTEWVTKRQHPGKRYSEDLEKRQHPGRREEADDEQYFDFQKRQHPGKRDGEMHSFMELQKRQHPGKRTAMGHVSETPVMLMSELSKRQHPGKRYLVLHSKRQHPGKRHPEDEDAYEDWDADGDGDEELAELEKRQHPGKRFWDNSSPDLGTNSPCDVLDPTSCSKTSLLLDFLDNINKSHAEEKRQHPGKRFAPEEDLVEGE; this is encoded by the exons ATGAAGTCGACATGTCTGCTTATCTTGGCTTCTCTCGTGGTCTGCAACTTGGCTGTGTGTGGAGGACAAGGAATCCCCGCTGAGGATGAGACGGACCGAGGGACCATAGACGACATCATACTACAGAGAGCAGAAAGTCTCCTGTTACAGTCCATCCTCAAAAAGCTGCAGGATGAAGACGGCAGAAACG AGGGATCTTCCACTCAGACAGAATGGGTGACAAAACGACAGCATCCTGGTAAGAGATACAGCGAGGATTTGGAGAAGCGGCAGCATCcggggaggagagaagaggccGATGATGAACAGTACTTTGACTTTCAAAAGAGACAGCACCCGGGAAAACGCGACGGCGAAATGCACTCGTTCATGGAGCTCCAGAAGAGGCAACACCCGGGAAAGCGCACCGCGATGGGACACGTTTCTGAAACCCCCGTAATGCTCATGAGTGAACTTTCAAAACGACAGCATCCGGGCAAACGCTACCTGGTGCTGCACAGCAAACGCCAGCACCCAGGTAAGCGCCATCCCGAGGATGAGGACGCCTATGAGGACTGGGATGCGGATGGTGATGGAGACGAAGAGCTGGCTGAGTTGGAAAAGCGTCAGCACCCGGGAAAACGGTTTTGGGATAACTCCAGTCCGGATTTAGGCACAAACAGTCCGTGTGATGTATTGGACCCTACGAGCTGCAGCAAGACCAGTTTGCTGCTCGACTTTTTAGACAACATTAACAAGAGTCATGCCGAGGAGAAGAGACAACACCCGGGCAAAAGATTTGCCCCCGAGGAGGATTTAGTGGAAGGAGAGTAG